The sequence below is a genomic window from Lycium ferocissimum isolate CSIRO_LF1 chromosome 9, AGI_CSIRO_Lferr_CH_V1, whole genome shotgun sequence.
GGGCAGCTAGCATAGAAGTACAGAGTCGGCAAGAATCCAGTAACTTTGGTCTGACCCTGTATATTTATTGAGAAGTCTACTAAATATGTACATACAATCAAATCATTCACAGACCTCAAATCTTAAATCTGCCTTCGGTCGTAAGTGGAGACTTTGAACCTAGTGATTGATCCAAAAGGAACATGTTAAGTTCTTCACTGTGCAGAAGATTGTTGTGTGTCAACTTTCTCCTCTTCTACTATTTGGTATATGCTCAAGAGTTCTTGATACTTTTGTGTTGTTATTCAAGTGTACCTTGTCATATAAGTTCATTTGAGGTGTTTTTCTTGTTTCCAGTTTCATTTCATGTTAAGCTTGAAAAATTACCCCGTTAAATGAAACTATATATAGTATTTCGTGTTAATCTGTTATGTATACTACTCTCTGTCCAATTTATGTCGCTGTATTTGACAAACTTAACGGACTACAgctcaacaaaatattttaagaattattTTACCTCAACCTAGGGGATAATTTTTGTTATTTCTCACATTCTTTCCATTATTACATGAGTTAAACTATAGAAAAGTAGAGACACCTAATCAATCCCCCAAAAAGAACATGGTGGGGTAGTATACAACATGCAATAAACATATAATCATATTGAAAAGGACAACAAAATTGCTCATCGGACCGAAAAATGTATCAAAAAGATATCAAGAAAGTATAAAGAAGTCGATATGGATCTTTGCCTTTTGTACCAATCACAATGGAGATCCTTTTATctaaaaattaaattgaaaataGTCATTCTTCAGAATCACACCAGTCAAAAAGGGATAAGAAGTGACAAGGGGACAAAATGCTATTCAATTATCAGGCCATCACCTACCAAAGAAGAAAAGCAATTGTCATCACACTTGTCATCACACTAACAATAGCATTATATTTAGATATATGAGAGCTCAAAGCGGGTACCACACAGCAGATAGAAAATACAAAAAGCAGCACTCTATTTTTTTGGGCACGACTTTAAGATTAATCGAGAGCTCAATACAGATACCGAATACCAGGAAACAAGAAGAGAAACATGTTCAACCAATTCTCAAGAATCCAATACACTTTATTCAAGCTTTTAGACACATTTACAGCCttgatcaaacaatcaaatCTCAAATAAGGACCGCTCACCAGCAAACAACAAATCTCAATTAAGGACCACTCACCAGCAAACAACAAAACAGAAACATGGACATCTTCAAGAAAACACAACTAGAAAAGAGGAActacaaaagaataaaaactaCAAGACTAGTTCAATTCAAGAGACATACTTCATAGCTAAGTTACTTGGACTCGGGTGCGGATCTAGATGTTGGATTcttcatgatctaaattttaagattcggggatATGGATCCAGTTATGGATACGGATGCGGGGATTCggctaaaaaaattcaaatatctaaaaatagagttataaagcctaaattatggaatattatgtggaaaacttgaggaaaaaatattgatcaaaaggAGAATCAATATTGATCAAAAGGAGAATCCCCgaaggagataaaaggaaacaaagtgacatagaaatttttatatacaagatattccattttcttcaatttcacgtTAGCTTTAGTTTTGATTAAAGAAATCATTGAATCTGTCCGGAATTTCTACGacgattttggtcaaagtatccaaAATCAGTTGACCAAATCGGGTACggatcccacacccacacccatatcgtgtcgacacgggtgcggcaccgaaaatgaagagtccgagtaacatagcTTCATAGCCAGTCTCAATAACAAGAAGAAGAGTAAAACACTAAACAAATCCAATCTCTGTAACACATGAATTCAAGAGACATACTTTCAGATTCAGTCATAATTCCAAGAATACCTCCAACCACAAGAACATaaacaaaaccaaaacaaattcAATCCTCTTAACACATTATTTCTAGAGACAATACTTCAGATTCACTCTCAATTTCAAGAATACATGTAAAGTTGGGGAAGAGTGTATGTTTATCGCGAAGGATTCAATCTAGCCACAGGTTCCTCTACAACTGCCTCGTAACGACTTCAATTGAAGACCCCACCATGGTAAACACTAAAATAGTAGTCACCGAATTTGACTATCTTTTTTGTGAAAGGCGAATTGATAAGAAAAGGTACTTCCTTGTGTATAAAAGCATAAGGGAAGGAGGCCCCTAGTCCAAGGATAATGACATGGGCGGTGCAAGGGTGAAAAAGTGTTTTGGCACTAATGGTCAGCCTTCTACAACAAGAACAAGAACGAAACAAAACAACTTCAATCCTCTTTAACACATGATTTCAAGAGCCATACTTCAGATGCAGTCTCAATTTCAAGAATACATCTAATTAACAACAAGAACATGAACAAAACTAAACAAATTCAATCCTCTTAACATATGAATTCAAGAGACCTATTTCAGATTCAGTCTCAATTTTCAAGAACACATCtaataacaataacaagaacaagaacaaaactAAACAAATTCAATCCTAACACATGAATTCAAGAACCAACACTTCAGATTCAGTCTCAATTTGAATACATCCtaacaacaagaacaagaacaaaactAAACACATTCAATCTAGATTCTAATATATGAAACTAGTAGCTTTTATTGTAACTCAAACAAGTGTGTCAGGTGCTGATTTCCAAACAATATCCTTGAGTGCTGGCCTTAGCTCTTTGCTGCAAAACTGATTGTATTCCAATGTATCACCACTAGCTTTCTTCACCTCCACAACCAGAAATGAATCTGTCACAGCAAATATATCAGCAGCAATTCCTAATTTACCCTTTCTCCCACACTCTTGCCCTTGCAATCTAACACTCGAATCACTCCTCTTTAAACTGAATTTCGACGTTTTCGCCACCTCCTCAAGCTTCGAAATCACACTGCTAGCAGACTTTGTTGTTGCAAATCTCAACTGTTCCTTCtccatcttcttcttttcctcGAACAATGGAGACAAATCGAACCCCTCTGATAACGAAATGATATGAAACGCGTTTAAAGATTCGATCTTTTTCACCTTTTCATCCCCTACAACaaattcttcttcctctttagtCCTCAAAATCTTTGGAACAGACTTTTTGAACCAACTAGACTCAATAATCTTTGAAGCAGTAATCCGAGTACTCGGATTCGGATCCAACATCTTTGTTATCAACTTTCTTGCATCTGATGAAAACCAAGGTGGACACTTAAAATCACCCTTATGAATTTTCTTATACATAGCCATTAGATTATCATCTTGAAATGGTAAAAAACCAGCTAATAACACATAAAGAATCACACCACATGACCAAATATCAGCTGTTGCACCATTATATCCATGTTTACCAATAACTTCAGGTGCAACATATGCAGGTGTCCCACAAGTTGTATGTAACAAACCATCTTGCCTTAAATGATCCGAAAACGCGCTAAGCCCAAAATCAGTTACCTTAAGATTACCCTCTTCATCTAACAATAAATTCTCAGGCTTTAAATCCCTATGATAAACTCCGCGACTATGACAAAAATCAATTGCAGATATCAGTTGCTGGAAATAACCTCTTGCATTTTGTTCTCTTAGCTTCCCTTTAGCTACTTTTTCAAACAATTCACCACCTTTAACAAACTCCATTGCAAAGTAAATCTTTGTTTTACTTGCCATAACTTCGTGTAGCTCAACGATATTCGGATGTTTTACCATTTTCATAACTGATATTTCTCGTTTGATTTGCTCCATCATACCTACTTTGATCACCTTCTCTTTTCCAACAACTTTCATTGCTATATTTTCACTTGTTACCATATTATGAGCTTGGTAAACTTTAGCAAATGTACCTTGACCTAACATTCTTCCAAGCTCGTATTTTCCATACAAAACAGCACATTTTTCTTCTGGCCCCATTAGAAAATAGTGAATTTGGGActatcaaaaattatttttttaaccaaaTTTTCTGAAACAAGATCC
It includes:
- the LOC132030791 gene encoding CBL-interacting serine/threonine-protein kinase 6-like; this translates as MGPEEKCAVLYGKYELGRMLGQGTFAKVYQAHNMVTSENIAMKVVGKEKVIKVGMMEQIKREISVMKMVKHPNIVELHEVMASKTKIYFAMEFVKGGELFEKVAKGKLREQNARGYFQQLISAIDFCHSRGVYHRDLKPENLLLDEEGNLKVTDFGLSAFSDHLRQDGLLHTTCGTPAYVAPEVIGKHGYNGATADIWSCGVILYVLLAGFLPFQDDNLMAMYKKIHKGDFKCPPWFSSDARKLITKMLDPNPSTRITASKIIESSWFKKSVPKILRTKEEEEFVVGDEKVKKIESLNAFHIISLSEGFDLSPLFEEKKKMEKEQLRFATTKSASSVISKLEEVAKTSKFSLKRSDSSVRLQGQECGRKGKLGIAADIFAVTDSFLVVEVKKASGDTLEYNQFCSKELRPALKDIVWKSAPDTLV